The DNA window CGCGTCATGTCCCTGCTCGACCTCGTCCGCCTGACCGGCCTCGAGAACCGCTACCCGGCCCAGCTCTCCGGCGGCCAGCGGCAGCGCGTGGCCCTCGCCCGCGCGCTCGCGGTCGACCCGAAGGTGCTGCTCCTCGACGAGCCGTTCGGCGCGCTCGACGCCAAGGTCCGGAAGGAGCTCCGGAAGTGGCTGCGCGAGATTCACCAGGAGACCGGCTACACCACCGTCTTCGTCACCCACGACCAGGAGGAGGCGCTCGAGCTCGCGGATCGGGTCGTGGTCCTCGACAAGGGCCGGATCGAGCAGGTCGGCACCCCGGACGAGGTCTACGACACGCCCGCCAGCCCCTTCGTCTTCTCGTTCATCGGCGACTCGAGCGAACTCCCCGTCACCCTCGACCAGGGCAAGGCCTGGCTCTACGACCGCCCCGTGCCGCTCGGCCTCGACGTCGTCGGCCACGGCCCCGCCCGCCTCTTCGTCCGCCCGCAGCACTGGGACGTCGGGGCCCCGAGCCAGGGCCTCGCCGGTGTGGTCCGCAGCGTCACCCGCCACGGGCCCGGCCGCCGCGCCGAGGTGGAAGTCGGCCGCGACCTGACCGTCACGGTCGACACCTCCGCCGACCACCCGCTCGCGGCGGGCGACCGCATCGGGCTCCGGGCCCAGCGCTGGCGCCTGTTCCTCGCCGACGGCAAGTCCTTCGCCGCCCAGGCGCCCCGCCGCGCCGCCGGCGCCGGAGCCCGCTGACCCGGTCCGCCCCGCCGGCCCCGGGAACCCCTGCAGTGCCGAACGCGTTCTTGCTGCACCGCAACAGCAGGAATATGAGGCACGCATGGCCGACAAGGCACGATTCCCCACGACGGCCCCGACCGGGACCGCCGCCGACCTCTCGTCATCGGCCTCCGAGAGCGTGATCGCGATGACGGAGTACGCCCGCAACGCGGGCGATGACGCTCGCAAGGCCGGCGAGGACGCCGCCGATGCGTTCACGAGCCGCGCCGAGGACGCCTCCGAAGCCTTCACGAGCCGCGCCGAGCACACCGCCGCCGAAGCCGAGACGGCGGCCCGGGAGACCGGGTCCGACGAAGCCGTGGCCAGCGCGTCCGGGGCCGTCAGAGGCCTGCCCGTCGCCACCCGCGTCGTCGCCGACGAGATGTCCGCGATCCTCTCCCGGCAGATGGCCTGGGCGGTGACCTCGGCCCGCACGCTCCGGGACTGCGGCTCCCCGACCGACTGGATCCTCGCCCAGCAGCGCGCCGCCCTCGACGGCCTCGGCATCGCCGTCGAAACCCAGTCCCGTCTGGCTGTGCTCCCGCTGAAGATCCTCTCGGGCGTGACCGCCCGCTGACGCCGAACCGGGACGGCGGTGAAGATCGCCGCCGTCCTCGGCCGCCGGACGCCCGGCCGGCCCCGCCCCCGAGCCTCCGTTGGCGATGCCGCTCCCCGGTCCCGGCCGCGTCGACCGGGACAGCTCCAGAGCCCTGGGGCAAGATGAGGGCCTCCCGGGAGGGGATACCCGCAGCACCGTCTTGAGCCCGCCCGTCTTGAGCCCGACCTCAAGGCAGCGCTATAGATGGAACGTTCCAATTTCAACGCACTCGCCGACTTGTGCGCATAAACTATTGTAAAAACGAACGAAATTTCAACATTTATATTCTCCTTTACAAACTCATCGGAACGTTCCAATATCCTGAGCGTGACCGCAGCCGCTGATCCACAAGGCGGCGCGGACGCAAGGGAGGAGACGACATGGCGAAGCCGCGCGAACCGCGCCGGCCGGCGACCATCGTCGACATCGCGCGCGCCGCGGGTGTCTCGAAGTCGACCGTATCGCTGGTGCTGAAGGGCTCGCCGCAGGTCAAGCCCGAGACGCGGGAGCGCGTCGAGCGGGCGAGCGCCCAGCTCGGCTACGTCTACAACCGCGGCGCCGCCTCGCTGCGCACGGCCACGTCCCGCTTCGTCGGGATGATCATCTCCGACCTCATGAACCCGTTCTTCGCCGAGCTCGCCGTCGGCATCGAGGAGGCGATCTACAAGCTCGGCTACGTGCCGATCCTCGCCAACACGAACGAGGACCGTGACCGCCAGGCCGAGGTCCTGAAGACCATGCGCGAATACGGCGTGGGGGGCATCATCATGTCGCCCGCCCGCGGCACCACCGCCTGGACGCTCGCCGAGTTCGCCGCCATGCCCATGGTCATCACCATGCGCCGCGTCGAGGGCAGCCCTCTCCCCTATGTGGGCCCCGACAACCGCTCCGGCGAGCGCGAGGCGACCGCGCACCTGATCGGCCTCGGCCACCGCGACATCGCCTACCTGGGCGGCTACGACACCATGACCACGATGCGCGAGCGCCTCGACGGCTACCGCGACGCGCTCCTGGCGGCCGGCCTTCCATACGACCCCGCCATGGTGTTCGAGGCCATGCCGACTCGCGCCGGCGGCCGCGAGGCCGTCGCCGCCGCCTTCGCGGGCGCCCGGCGGCCGACCGCCTTCGTCACCTACAACGACATCGTCGCCATCGGGGCGGCGCAGTGGATGAGCGAGCGCGGCCTCGTCATCGGCCGCGACGTCTCGATCGTCGGCTTCGACAACATCGCGGAAGCGCAGCACAACGCGCCGCCGCTCACCACCGTGGACGGCAACACCATGGCGCTCGGCGCCCAGGCCGCCGAGGTCCTGCTCGCCCGCATCGAGGGGCGCGCCATCGAGCCCGTCGAGTTCTACGGCCCCACCCGCCTCGTGCTGCGCCGCTCCTGCGGTCCGGCCCCGTCCACCCTCGCGAGGATCACCGCATGAGCACGACCGCTCCCCGCTGGGCGCTGATCGGCGCCTCGACCATCGCCCGCGAATGGGTCATGCCCGCCATCCGCGCCACCGGCGGCTCCGTCGAGGTGGTCATGAGCGCTGATCGCGATCGCGCCGTCGCCTACGCCCGCGAACACGCCGTCCCGCGCGCCACCACGTCCATGGACGAGGCGCTCGCCGACGTCGACGCCGTCTACGTCTCGACCACCAACGAGCTCCACCATCCCCAGGCCCTCGCCGCCATCGCCGCCGGGCGGCACCTCCTGTGCGAGAAGCCGCTGGCGCTCACCCTCGCCGACGCCCGCGAGATGGTCGCCGCCGCGCAGCGCGCAGGCGTCGTGATGGCGACGAACCATCACCTGCGCAACGCCGGCACCCATCGCGCCCTGCGCGACGCCATCGCGCAGGGCCGCATCGGCCGCCCCCTTTTCGCCCGTGTCTTCCACGCCGTCTACCTGCCGCCCCACCTGCAGGGCTGGCGCATCCGCGATCCGAAGACCGGCGCGGGCGTGGTCATGGACATCACGGTCCACGACGCCGACACGCTGCGCTTCGTCCTTGACGACGAACCGGAGGCCGTTACCGCCATGGTGCAGCACGCCGGCATGGGTGCGCCCGGCATCGAGGACGGCGTCATGGGCGTGGCGCGCTTCCGCTCCGGCCTGCTCGCCCAGTTCCACGACGCCTTCACGACCCGCTACCCGCGCACCGGCTTCGAGGTCCACGGCACCGAGGGCTCGCTGATCGGCCTCGACTGCATGACCCAGCGCCCGGTCGGCACCGTCACGCTGCGCAACGACTCCGGCGAGCACGACCTGCATGTCGACCACGTGAACCTCTACGAGCGCGCCCTCTCCAACTTCCACGCCGCCCTGCGCGGCGAGGGCGCCCCGAGCGCCACCGGCGAGGACGGCGTGCGCTCCATGGCGCTCGCCCTCGCCGCCCTCGAATCCGCACGGACCGGCCGCGAGGCCGCCGTGAACACGGGAGCCTGACCGATGCCCGCGCCCAAGGTCCTGACCGCCGACGAGGCCGCCCTGCTGATCCCGGACGGCGCCGTCGTGACCGTTTCGTCCTCCTCCGGCCTCGGCTGCCCGGACGCCGTGCTGGCCGCCATCGGCCGCCGCTTCGACCGCGACGGCCACCCGCGCGACCTCACCACCCTCCACCCGATCGCCGCCGGCGACATGTGGGGCGTCGCCGGCATCGACCACATCGCCAAGGACGGCTGCCTCGCGAAGGTGCTGGCCGGCTCCTACCCCTCCGGCCCGTCGAGCCACGAACCGCCGAAGATCTGGCAGATGGTCACCGGCAACCGCATCCCGGCCTACAACATCCCCTCGGGCATCCTGTTCGACATGCACCGCGAAGCGGCCGCCAAGCGGCCGGGCGTGCTCACCAAGGTCGGCATGGACACCTTCGTGGACCCGGACCGGGAGGGCTGCGCCATGAACGCCCGGGCGGCGGCCGAGCCCGTCGTCGAGAAGGTCAGCTTCGCCGGCGACACCTGGCTCTACTTCCCGGCCATCACCCCGCAGGTCGCCATCATTCGCGCGACCACCGCGGACGAGCGCGGCAACCTCTCCTACGAGCACGAGGGCGGCTATCTCGGCCCCCTCGACCAGGCGCTCGCGGTCCGCAACAACGGCGGCATCGTCATCGCGCAGGTGAAGCGCCTCGCCAAGGCGGGCTCGCTGAAGCCCCAGCAGGTCTACGTGCCGGGCATCCTGGTCGACGCCATCGTGGTCGCCCCCGACCAGATGCAGACCACCCAGACGCCGTACGAGCCGGCCATCTCGGGCGAGATCTTCCGCCCGCTGTCGAGCTTCGAGGTGCCCGAGTTCGGCGTCTCGAAGGTGATCGCCCGCCGCGTCGCCCAGGAACTGCGCGACGGCGACGCCGTCAACATCGGCTTCGGCATCTCCGCCAACGTGCCCCGCATCCTGATCGAGGAGGGCCGGCATGGGGACGTCACCTGGGTGATCGAGCAGGGCGCCGTCGGCGGCGTGCCGCTCCTCGACTTCCAGTTCGGCTGCGCCTCCAACGCCGAATGCATCGTCCCCTCGCCCTACCAGTTCACCTACTTCCAGGGCGCCGGCTTCGACTGCTCGCTCCTGTCCTTCCTTCAGATCGACCGCGAAGGCTCCGTCAACGTCTCCAAGCTGGGCGTCCGCCCGCACGTGACCGCCGGAGCCGGCGGCTTCGTCGACATCACCGCGCGGGCCCGCAAGATCGTCTTCTCGGGCTTCTTCACCGCCGCCGCGAAGCTCGACATCCGCGACGGCGCGCTGCAGATCGCCCAGGAGGGCAAGGTCCGCAAGCTCGTGAACGCGGTCGAGCACGTCTCCTTCTCGGGCCGCCGCGCCGTCGAGCAGGGGCAGGACATCACCTACGTCACCGAGCGCTGCGTGATGAAGCTGACGGCCGCCGGCATCGCGGTGACCGAGCTCGCTCCCGGCGTCGACCTGGAGCGCGACGTTCTCGCCCAGTCGGAATTCCCGCTGCTCGTCCCGCGTCCGCCCAAGCGCATGGACCCCGCCCTTTTCCGCCCTTCGCCGATCGGGCTGGCGCTGGCGACCGCCCCCTCCCGCCTCGCCTTCGCGGAGGCAGCCGAATGAACCGGGATCCGCGCGTCGCCCTCGCGTTCGACGGCCCCGTGGCCCGCCTCACGCTGAAGCGGGCCGAGAAGCTGAACGCGCTCGACATGGGCATGATCGAGGGCCTTTTCGCCGCCGCACAGGCGATCGAGGCCCACCCCGACGCCCGCGTCGCCATCCTGGCCGCCGAGGGCAAGGCCTTCTGCGCCGGCGGCGACATCGCCGCCTGGGGCGGCCTGGAGCCGCTCGCCATGTGGCGCGACTGGACCCGGGCCGGCCACCGAGCCTTCGAGGCGCTCGCCCGCTTGCGGGTCCCCCTCGTCGCCGTCCTTGCCGGCCACGCCTTCGGGGGCGGGCTCGAGCTCGCCGCGACCGCCGACATCCGCCTCGCCGAGGAGGGCGCCCGCTTCGGCCTGCCCGAGACCGGCCTCGGCATGGTCCCCGGCTGGTCCGGCACCCAGCGCCTCGTCCGCCGCTTCGGCGCGCAGACCGTGCGCCGCCTGAGCCTCACCGGCGACATGGTGGAGGGCCCCGACGCGCTGGCGCTCGGCATCGTCGACGAGGTGGTGCCGCGCGGTGCCGGCCTCGCCCGCGCCGAGGCGATCGCGGCCGCCGTGGCGGCGCGCGGGCCCGTGGCCGTCCAGGTCGCCAAGCAGATGATCAACGCCGCCGAGGGCGAGGACGCGGATCTCGCCTTCGAGTCGATGGCGGGCGCCCTGACCTCCTACACGGCGGATCTCCGGGAGGGCGTCGCCGCCTTCCGGGAGAAGCGCGCGCCCCGCTTCGACGGGCGCTGACTTCGCGCTGGCGCCGGGCTCCGCTTTGGAGAACGATGCCGGCAGAACCGCCCGCCAAGGGCGGCCGGAATACCCCGGACCGGACCGCGACGCGCGGTCGGACCGGCGGCTGAGTTTCTCCGCCGGGCGGTGCCCGGCGGGGCATGTCCAACGGGAGGAATGAAAATGACGATCCGTACCAAGCTTCTCGCCGGAGTGATGATCGCGGCCGGCGCCGCCTGGCTGGCGCCGACGGCTGCCGTCG is part of the Prosthecomicrobium sp. N25 genome and encodes:
- a CDS encoding acyl CoA:acetate/3-ketoacid CoA transferase; protein product: MPAPKVLTADEAALLIPDGAVVTVSSSSGLGCPDAVLAAIGRRFDRDGHPRDLTTLHPIAAGDMWGVAGIDHIAKDGCLAKVLAGSYPSGPSSHEPPKIWQMVTGNRIPAYNIPSGILFDMHREAAAKRPGVLTKVGMDTFVDPDREGCAMNARAAAEPVVEKVSFAGDTWLYFPAITPQVAIIRATTADERGNLSYEHEGGYLGPLDQALAVRNNGGIVIAQVKRLAKAGSLKPQQVYVPGILVDAIVVAPDQMQTTQTPYEPAISGEIFRPLSSFEVPEFGVSKVIARRVAQELRDGDAVNIGFGISANVPRILIEEGRHGDVTWVIEQGAVGGVPLLDFQFGCASNAECIVPSPYQFTYFQGAGFDCSLLSFLQIDREGSVNVSKLGVRPHVTAGAGGFVDITARARKIVFSGFFTAAAKLDIRDGALQIAQEGKVRKLVNAVEHVSFSGRRAVEQGQDITYVTERCVMKLTAAGIAVTELAPGVDLERDVLAQSEFPLLVPRPPKRMDPALFRPSPIGLALATAPSRLAFAEAAE
- a CDS encoding sulfate/molybdate ABC transporter ATP-binding protein, coding for MEIRIRDLAKDFGTFPALHGVDLDIRAGELLALLGPSGSGKTTLLRSIAGLEQPSRGQIFFGDEEASATPVRERGVGFVFQHYALFKHMTVAENIGFGLSVRPRAARPSKAEIRQRVMSLLDLVRLTGLENRYPAQLSGGQRQRVALARALAVDPKVLLLDEPFGALDAKVRKELRKWLREIHQETGYTTVFVTHDQEEALELADRVVVLDKGRIEQVGTPDEVYDTPASPFVFSFIGDSSELPVTLDQGKAWLYDRPVPLGLDVVGHGPARLFVRPQHWDVGAPSQGLAGVVRSVTRHGPGRRAEVEVGRDLTVTVDTSADHPLAAGDRIGLRAQRWRLFLADGKSFAAQAPRRAAGAGAR
- a CDS encoding Gfo/Idh/MocA family protein; its protein translation is MSTTAPRWALIGASTIAREWVMPAIRATGGSVEVVMSADRDRAVAYAREHAVPRATTSMDEALADVDAVYVSTTNELHHPQALAAIAAGRHLLCEKPLALTLADAREMVAAAQRAGVVMATNHHLRNAGTHRALRDAIAQGRIGRPLFARVFHAVYLPPHLQGWRIRDPKTGAGVVMDITVHDADTLRFVLDDEPEAVTAMVQHAGMGAPGIEDGVMGVARFRSGLLAQFHDAFTTRYPRTGFEVHGTEGSLIGLDCMTQRPVGTVTLRNDSGEHDLHVDHVNLYERALSNFHAALRGEGAPSATGEDGVRSMALALAALESARTGREAAVNTGA
- a CDS encoding enoyl-CoA hydratase/isomerase family protein translates to MNRDPRVALAFDGPVARLTLKRAEKLNALDMGMIEGLFAAAQAIEAHPDARVAILAAEGKAFCAGGDIAAWGGLEPLAMWRDWTRAGHRAFEALARLRVPLVAVLAGHAFGGGLELAATADIRLAEEGARFGLPETGLGMVPGWSGTQRLVRRFGAQTVRRLSLTGDMVEGPDALALGIVDEVVPRGAGLARAEAIAAAVAARGPVAVQVAKQMINAAEGEDADLAFESMAGALTSYTADLREGVAAFREKRAPRFDGR
- a CDS encoding LacI family DNA-binding transcriptional regulator, whose amino-acid sequence is MAKPREPRRPATIVDIARAAGVSKSTVSLVLKGSPQVKPETRERVERASAQLGYVYNRGAASLRTATSRFVGMIISDLMNPFFAELAVGIEEAIYKLGYVPILANTNEDRDRQAEVLKTMREYGVGGIIMSPARGTTAWTLAEFAAMPMVITMRRVEGSPLPYVGPDNRSGEREATAHLIGLGHRDIAYLGGYDTMTTMRERLDGYRDALLAAGLPYDPAMVFEAMPTRAGGREAVAAAFAGARRPTAFVTYNDIVAIGAAQWMSERGLVIGRDVSIVGFDNIAEAQHNAPPLTTVDGNTMALGAQAAEVLLARIEGRAIEPVEFYGPTRLVLRRSCGPAPSTLARITA